A single genomic interval of Haloterrigena salifodinae harbors:
- a CDS encoding hydantoinase B/oxoprolinase family protein: MTPDPNETADTTTEADESNVTGTDDIDPVTLEVLRNQLESVAEEMGQTLIRGAYSPNIKERRDCSTALFDAEGRMIAQAEHIPVHLGAMPAAVDAVLEYDPQPGDVFILNDPFRGGTHLPDVTMVSPIAPGADVEADGDDADGDESDIVGYAVSRAHHADVGGMTPGSMPAGAQEIYQEGLRLPPTRIVEDGEPREEVRSLVLANVRNPGERRADLRAQQAANERAEERLAALFDEHGRETVLEGFDAVIDYSRERIEDEIRKLPDGTYEATDVLEGDGVTDEDVEITVAVTIDGETIDVDFAGTDGQLDGNLNAPLAVAKSAVYFVVRCITDPEIPPNHGCYKPVDVRAPAGTLLNPESPAAVVGGNVETSQRVTDVVFTAFAEAAPDRVPAQGQGTMNNLTIGARDGSFTYYETIGGGFGARADRDGMDGVQVGMTNTLNTPVESLETEYPLRVERYALRPDSGGRGRQRGGLGLERTVTVEQPATVSLLTERRRHAPEGVAGGESGATGENLIDGEEVAAKTTVDVAAGTTVTVRTPGGGGHGDPDERDADALEADRAAGKTTDSDGEGDEE; this comes from the coding sequence ATGACGCCAGATCCGAACGAAACCGCGGACACAACGACCGAAGCGGACGAATCGAATGTAACGGGCACCGACGACATCGATCCGGTGACCCTCGAGGTGCTGCGCAACCAACTCGAGAGCGTCGCCGAGGAGATGGGCCAGACGCTGATCCGCGGCGCCTACTCGCCGAACATCAAGGAGCGCCGGGACTGCTCGACTGCCCTGTTCGACGCCGAGGGCCGGATGATCGCGCAGGCCGAGCACATTCCCGTCCACCTGGGCGCGATGCCCGCGGCCGTCGACGCCGTCCTCGAGTACGATCCCCAACCCGGCGACGTGTTCATCCTGAACGACCCGTTCCGCGGTGGCACGCACCTCCCGGACGTGACGATGGTGTCGCCGATCGCGCCCGGCGCGGACGTCGAGGCCGACGGAGATGACGCGGACGGCGACGAGAGCGATATCGTCGGCTACGCGGTTTCGCGGGCCCACCACGCCGACGTCGGTGGGATGACCCCCGGCAGCATGCCCGCCGGCGCCCAGGAGATATACCAGGAGGGGCTTCGCCTGCCGCCGACGCGGATCGTCGAGGACGGCGAGCCCCGGGAAGAAGTCCGCTCGCTCGTGCTCGCGAACGTCCGCAACCCCGGCGAGCGCCGCGCCGACCTCCGGGCTCAGCAGGCGGCCAACGAACGCGCCGAGGAACGCCTCGCCGCGCTGTTCGACGAACACGGCCGCGAGACGGTCCTCGAGGGCTTCGACGCCGTCATCGATTACTCTCGCGAGCGGATCGAAGACGAGATTCGGAAGCTTCCCGACGGCACCTACGAGGCGACCGACGTCCTCGAGGGCGACGGCGTCACCGACGAGGACGTCGAGATCACGGTCGCGGTGACGATCGACGGCGAGACGATCGACGTCGACTTCGCGGGCACCGACGGCCAACTCGACGGGAACCTGAACGCGCCGCTGGCCGTCGCGAAGAGCGCGGTCTACTTCGTCGTGCGCTGTATCACCGATCCCGAGATCCCGCCGAACCACGGCTGTTACAAGCCCGTCGACGTCCGCGCGCCCGCGGGAACGCTACTGAACCCCGAGTCGCCCGCCGCCGTCGTCGGCGGCAACGTCGAGACCAGCCAGCGGGTGACCGACGTGGTCTTCACCGCGTTCGCCGAGGCGGCGCCCGACCGCGTGCCGGCACAGGGACAGGGAACGATGAACAACCTGACTATCGGGGCCCGCGACGGCTCCTTTACCTACTACGAGACAATCGGTGGCGGCTTCGGCGCGCGAGCGGACCGCGACGGGATGGACGGCGTTCAGGTCGGCATGACGAACACGCTAAACACGCCGGTCGAGTCCCTCGAGACCGAGTACCCGCTCCGGGTCGAGCGCTACGCGCTCCGGCCCGACAGCGGCGGCCGCGGCCGCCAGCGCGGCGGTCTGGGCCTCGAGCGCACCGTCACCGTCGAGCAGCCGGCGACGGTGTCGCTGCTGACCGAGCGCCGACGCCACGCGCCCGAGGGCGTCGCCGGCGGCGAGAGCGGCGCGACCGGCGAGAACCTGATCGACGGCGAGGAAGTCGCCGCGAAGACGACTGTCGACGTGGCGGCGGGAACGACCGTGACCGTCCGCACGCCCGGCGGCGGCGGCCACGGCGACCCCGACGAGCGCGACGCGGACGCGCTCGAGGCCGATCGCGCGGCCGGAAAGACGACCGACTCGGACGGCGAGGGGGACGAGGAGTGA
- a CDS encoding maleate cis-trans isomerase family protein: protein MADSDAPSADAGTIADASGTDDTADVRGRLGLIVPSSNTTAEPEFRRTLPADVTVHGARMALESVTVSELDAMSDDAARAAELLGHADVDAVAYACTTGSLLHGPGFDAELEDRLSEAAGIPAVATARSVVRALEALDAERIAVVTPYTADLDAKEREFLAAAGFEVASIDGRGLEANTEIGTLTPDDAVRQVLECVDGDGDDDALDAVFVSCTNYRSLAAVGSLESKLGVPVVTSNGATLWDVCGVAGLEVDLDGLGTLLECERP from the coding sequence ATGGCCGACTCCGACGCTCCCAGCGCTGACGCGGGCACTATAGCTGACGCGTCCGGTACGGACGATACCGCCGACGTGCGCGGCCGACTGGGACTGATCGTCCCCTCCTCGAACACGACGGCCGAACCGGAGTTCCGCCGTACGCTCCCCGCCGACGTCACCGTCCACGGCGCGCGCATGGCACTCGAGTCGGTAACCGTCAGCGAACTCGACGCGATGAGCGACGACGCGGCGCGGGCGGCCGAACTGCTCGGCCACGCCGACGTCGACGCCGTCGCCTACGCCTGTACGACCGGCAGCCTGCTCCACGGACCGGGGTTCGACGCCGAACTCGAGGATCGCCTCTCGGAAGCGGCCGGCATCCCCGCGGTCGCGACCGCTCGGTCGGTCGTCCGCGCCCTCGAGGCCCTCGACGCCGAGCGGATCGCGGTCGTCACGCCCTACACCGCCGACCTCGACGCGAAGGAGCGGGAGTTCCTCGCGGCCGCGGGGTTCGAAGTCGCCTCGATCGACGGCCGCGGCCTCGAGGCGAACACGGAGATCGGTACGTTGACCCCCGACGACGCAGTCCGGCAGGTCCTCGAGTGCGTCGACGGCGATGGTGACGACGACGCGCTCGACGCCGTCTTCGTCTCTTGTACGAACTACCGCTCGCTCGCGGCCGTCGGCTCCCTCGAGTCGAAACTGGGGGTGCCGGTAGTCACGAGCAACGGCGCGACCCTGTGGGACGTCTGCGGCGTCGCGGGGCTCGAGGTCGATCTCGACGGACTGGGGACGCTACTCGAGTGCGAGCGGCCGTAA